A genomic segment from Gemmatimonadaceae bacterium encodes:
- a CDS encoding class II fructose-bisphosphate aldolase — protein sequence MSAPAISSALLADCVTVSGSTVTVTHPELLATDRMDAVVTAAVFGTDEEKEYARWLLWEVGQHVGTRPASIHDLYTARGAGKTGGYTVPAMNIRAASYDTMRSIFRTAIALDAGAFILEIARSEIAYTDQRPTEYVAVILAAALREGYRGPLFVQGDHFQVNHKKFAVDPVLEVNSVKQLVTEAVAAGFYNIDVDTSTLVDLSRPTLDEQQQPNYVTAVDICRFVRASEPQGVTISLGGEIGEVGTENSTPEELHAFMSGFTRTLAEQAPGMAGLSKISVQSGTSHGGTVLPDGSIADVALDIDTLQKLGEIARDSYGMSGAVQHGASTLPDNKFNLFPAAETAEIHLATNFQNMMFDHLPDALRKEIYDWLLVNAKDERKATDTDEQFFYKTRKKAIGPFKRQMWALPADVKATLAAAYDAKFTFLFTQLKINGTKAPVKAFVKAPRLHKVFGAPGVVAAPDDADLSD from the coding sequence ATGTCCGCTCCCGCCATCTCGTCGGCCCTGCTCGCTGACTGCGTCACCGTGTCCGGGTCGACCGTGACCGTCACGCATCCCGAGCTGCTGGCGACCGACCGCATGGACGCGGTGGTCACTGCCGCCGTCTTCGGCACCGACGAGGAGAAGGAGTACGCGCGCTGGCTGCTCTGGGAAGTCGGGCAGCACGTGGGCACGCGTCCCGCCTCGATCCACGACCTGTACACGGCGCGCGGGGCGGGGAAGACCGGCGGGTACACCGTCCCCGCGATGAACATCCGCGCCGCGTCGTACGACACGATGCGCTCGATCTTCCGCACCGCGATCGCGCTCGATGCCGGCGCCTTCATCCTCGAGATCGCGCGCTCCGAGATCGCCTACACCGACCAGCGCCCCACGGAGTACGTGGCGGTGATCCTTGCCGCGGCGCTGCGTGAAGGGTACCGCGGCCCGCTGTTCGTGCAGGGCGACCACTTCCAGGTCAACCACAAGAAGTTCGCGGTCGACCCGGTGCTCGAGGTCAACTCGGTGAAGCAGCTCGTGACCGAGGCCGTCGCCGCCGGCTTCTACAACATCGACGTCGATACCTCCACGCTGGTGGACCTCTCCAGGCCGACGCTCGACGAGCAGCAGCAGCCGAACTACGTCACCGCGGTGGACATCTGCCGCTTCGTGCGCGCCAGCGAGCCGCAGGGCGTGACGATCTCGCTCGGTGGCGAGATCGGCGAGGTGGGCACCGAGAACTCCACGCCCGAGGAGCTCCACGCCTTCATGTCGGGCTTCACGCGGACGCTGGCCGAGCAGGCGCCGGGCATGGCCGGCCTGTCCAAGATCAGCGTGCAGAGCGGCACCAGCCACGGCGGCACGGTGCTGCCCGACGGCAGCATCGCCGACGTCGCGCTCGACATCGACACGCTGCAGAAGCTCGGCGAGATCGCCCGCGACAGCTACGGCATGTCAGGCGCGGTGCAGCACGGCGCCAGCACGCTGCCCGACAACAAGTTCAACCTGTTCCCGGCGGCGGAGACGGCGGAGATCCACCTCGCCACGAACTTCCAGAACATGATGTTCGACCACCTGCCCGACGCGCTCCGCAAGGAGATCTACGACTGGCTGCTGGTGAACGCGAAGGACGAGCGGAAGGCGACCGACACCGACGAGCAGTTCTTCTACAAGACCCGCAAGAAGGCGATCGGGCCGTTCAAGCGGCAGATGTGGGCGCTGCCGGCCGACGTGAAGGCGACGCTCGCCGCGGCGTACGATGCCAAGTTCACCTTCCTGTTCACGCAGCTGAAGATCAACGGCACCAAGGCCCCGGTGAAGGCGTTCGTGAAGGCACCGCGCCTGCACAAGGTCTTCGGTGCGCCCGGCGTCGTGGCGGCGCCGGATGACGCGGACCTGAGTGACTGA
- a CDS encoding glucose-6-phosphate isomerase, whose amino-acid sequence MATQFDFTNMLAPACPGALPADTLSASQAAFTAAVADVNARRSAGTLGFPVLPEDAALRVALEADALASRDEIDDVVLFGIGGSALGPNMLRSALCPPRWNELDRAGRGGWPRLHVMDNVDPVTMGALFDRVDLTRTRVLVISKSGGTAETMSQYLVVREKLQALGPEWPAKVLRFITDPAKGVLRAIAKSDGIITYDIPSSVGGRFSVLSAVGLAPAAFIGIDIDALCAGAAAMRVRCEHPELAKNPAGVFAVLQHAHDRTGGRSIHVLMPYADALRDVANWFVQLWAESLGKVLPGGGNVGPTPLPALGATDQHAQVQNFMEGPHDKTVTFISVGALDRDITIPALHADFPELAYLGGNTIGALLDAERRATAGALASSGRPNGVLQIPRVDAAHLGELIMLFEFATAFAGALYGIDAYDQPGVELGKQFTYGIFGRPGFEADRDRFNQLAQPDPSCSV is encoded by the coding sequence GTGGCAACGCAGTTCGACTTCACCAACATGCTGGCGCCGGCCTGCCCGGGCGCCCTCCCGGCCGACACGCTGTCCGCGTCACAGGCGGCCTTCACTGCTGCCGTCGCCGACGTGAATGCGCGGCGGTCGGCCGGCACCCTCGGCTTCCCGGTGCTGCCCGAGGACGCGGCGCTGCGTGTCGCGCTCGAGGCCGATGCCCTCGCCTCGCGCGACGAGATCGACGACGTCGTGCTTTTCGGCATCGGCGGATCGGCCCTCGGCCCGAACATGTTGCGGAGCGCGCTCTGCCCGCCGCGCTGGAATGAGCTCGACCGGGCCGGCCGCGGCGGCTGGCCGCGGCTGCACGTGATGGACAACGTCGATCCCGTCACCATGGGCGCGCTGTTCGACCGCGTGGACCTGACGCGCACGCGCGTGCTGGTGATCTCCAAGTCCGGCGGCACCGCCGAGACGATGTCGCAGTACCTCGTGGTGCGCGAGAAGCTGCAGGCCCTCGGCCCGGAGTGGCCGGCGAAAGTCCTGCGCTTCATCACCGACCCGGCGAAGGGCGTGCTGCGTGCGATCGCGAAGAGCGACGGCATCATCACCTACGACATCCCGTCCAGCGTCGGCGGCCGGTTCAGCGTGCTCTCGGCGGTCGGGCTGGCCCCGGCCGCGTTCATCGGCATCGACATCGACGCGCTCTGCGCCGGTGCTGCCGCCATGCGCGTGCGCTGCGAGCACCCCGAGCTGGCGAAGAACCCGGCCGGCGTGTTCGCCGTGCTGCAGCATGCGCACGATCGCACCGGTGGCCGCAGCATCCACGTGCTGATGCCGTACGCGGATGCCCTGCGCGACGTCGCCAACTGGTTCGTGCAGCTCTGGGCCGAGAGCCTCGGCAAGGTGCTGCCGGGTGGTGGCAACGTCGGGCCCACGCCGCTGCCGGCCCTCGGGGCCACCGACCAGCACGCGCAGGTGCAGAACTTCATGGAAGGGCCGCACGACAAGACGGTGACGTTCATCAGCGTCGGCGCGCTCGATCGCGACATCACGATCCCCGCGCTCCACGCCGACTTCCCCGAGCTGGCCTACCTCGGCGGGAACACCATCGGGGCGCTCCTCGACGCCGAGCGTCGCGCGACGGCCGGGGCACTGGCCAGCAGCGGGCGGCCGAACGGCGTGCTCCAGATCCCGCGCGTGGATGCCGCGCACCTGGGTGAGCTGATCATGCTGTTCGAGTTCGCGACCGCCTTCGCCGGGGCGCTCTACGGCATCGACGCCTACGACCAGCCCGGGGTGGAGCTGGGCAAGCAGTTCACGTACGGCATCTTCGGCCGCCCCGGATTCGAGGCCGACCGTGACCGCTTCAACCAGCTGGCCCAGCCCGACCCGTCGTGCAGCGTCTGA
- a CDS encoding YtxH domain-containing protein encodes MSRRNWDDDEQVIIVEGNESSGLSAFILGAAIGAGLALIFAPQSGVETRQSIRRGARKAGEATKRAGEKVTDALAQAKADLESRIDSAKSSIDLKKVQVSRAVDAGREAARTAREDLERRMAEQRTAPDRLREHDNGSAS; translated from the coding sequence ATGTCTCGCCGCAACTGGGACGATGACGAGCAGGTCATCATCGTCGAGGGCAACGAAAGCTCCGGGCTGTCCGCCTTCATCCTCGGCGCCGCCATCGGTGCCGGGCTGGCCCTGATCTTCGCGCCGCAGTCCGGCGTCGAAACCCGCCAGTCCATCCGTCGCGGCGCACGCAAGGCCGGCGAGGCCACGAAGCGCGCTGGCGAGAAGGTCACCGACGCGCTGGCACAGGCCAAGGCCGACCTCGAGTCACGCATCGACTCGGCCAAGTCGTCCATCGACCTGAAGAAGGTGCAGGTGTCTCGCGCCGTCGACGCCGGCCGCGAGGCCGCCCGCACCGCCCGCGAGGACCTCGAGCGCCGCATGGCCGAGCAGCGCACCGCCCCCGATCGCCTCCGCGAGCACGACAACGGCTCGGCGTCCTAG
- the pyk gene encoding pyruvate kinase encodes MSVTAPKTKIVCTLGPASATRESIGALIEAGLNVARINFSHGTHEQHAQTIALVRDLAHEMRRPVAILGDLQGPRIRIGMLSQPMQLVPGREVVLAHEGEEEAGDIPVTYTQLSHDVGPGSRILINDGLLELRVIQVLGKRVRCEVVFGGELKSNKGINLPGIAVSAPSITEKDRADVAFAVEQDLDYIALSFVRRAEDLWQLRGLVPSDMMIVAKVEKDVALNNIETIVEAADAIMVARGDLGVELPFERVPVAQKQIIALCNRMGRPVITATQMLESMITHPRPTRAEASDVANAILDGTDAVMLSAETAAGAYPRLAVEAMQRIIVEIEQRAKLEVAKKEQRRLPEHKHEVAEAIASAVAAAVKMLQAPAIVCFTKSGSTARVVSSMRPAVTVVACTDLEKTYRQLALVWGVQPELVPRHDNYDALIVEGISAVRRLNLADPGDHIVVTAGVPFDTPGTTNFMRVETV; translated from the coding sequence GTGTCCGTCACTGCCCCGAAGACGAAGATCGTCTGTACGCTCGGCCCCGCCTCCGCCACCCGCGAGAGCATCGGCGCCCTGATCGAAGCCGGCCTGAACGTGGCCCGCATCAACTTCTCCCACGGCACGCACGAGCAGCACGCCCAGACGATCGCGCTCGTCCGCGACCTGGCCCACGAGATGCGCCGCCCCGTCGCCATCCTCGGCGACCTGCAGGGCCCCCGCATCCGCATCGGCATGCTCTCCCAGCCGATGCAGCTCGTCCCCGGGCGCGAAGTCGTCCTCGCGCACGAAGGGGAAGAGGAGGCCGGTGACATCCCGGTCACCTACACCCAGCTCTCGCACGACGTCGGCCCGGGCAGCCGCATCCTGATCAACGACGGCCTCCTCGAGCTGCGCGTCATCCAGGTCCTCGGCAAGCGCGTCCGCTGCGAGGTCGTTTTCGGCGGGGAGCTGAAGAGCAACAAGGGCATCAACCTCCCCGGCATCGCCGTCTCGGCCCCGTCCATCACCGAGAAGGACCGCGCCGACGTCGCATTCGCGGTCGAGCAGGACCTGGACTACATCGCGCTCAGCTTCGTGCGGCGCGCCGAGGATCTCTGGCAGCTCCGCGGCCTGGTGCCGAGCGACATGATGATCGTCGCCAAGGTCGAGAAGGACGTTGCGCTCAACAACATCGAGACGATCGTCGAGGCCGCCGACGCCATCATGGTCGCCCGCGGTGACCTCGGTGTCGAGTTGCCGTTCGAGCGTGTCCCCGTTGCCCAGAAGCAGATCATCGCCCTCTGCAACCGCATGGGCCGCCCGGTGATCACGGCCACGCAGATGCTCGAGTCGATGATCACGCACCCGCGCCCCACCCGCGCCGAGGCCTCCGATGTCGCGAACGCGATCCTCGATGGCACCGACGCCGTGATGCTCTCGGCCGAGACGGCCGCCGGCGCCTACCCGCGCCTCGCCGTCGAGGCGATGCAGCGCATCATCGTCGAGATCGAGCAGCGTGCCAAGCTCGAGGTGGCGAAGAAGGAGCAGCGCCGCCTGCCGGAGCACAAGCACGAGGTGGCCGAGGCCATCGCTTCCGCCGTCGCGGCGGCGGTGAAGATGCTGCAGGCACCCGCCATCGTCTGCTTCACCAAGAGCGGCTCCACGGCACGCGTCGTCTCCAGCATGCGGCCGGCGGTCACGGTCGTTGCCTGCACGGACCTCGAGAAGACGTATCGCCAGCTCGCCCTCGTCTGGGGCGTGCAGCCGGAACTCGTGCCGCGCCACGACAACTACGATGCGCTCATCGTCGAGGGTATCTCGGCGGTCCGCCGCCTCAACCTCGCCGACCCGGGCGACCACATCGTGGTCACCGCCGGCGTGCCGTTCGACACGCCCGGCACCACCAACTTCATGCGCGTGGAGACGGTGTGA
- the tal gene encoding transaldolase yields MSNSRLHKLHAAGQSVWLDYIDRTILSEGGLTRQIADDALTGMTSNPTIFEKALATGTAYDAQLAAAPEQLTPWQLFELVESDDVRTACDQFRAVYEQSGGTDGYVSIEVSPNVAHDADATVEEAHRLWKLVNRPNVMIKVPGTEEGSKALRRLIADGLNVNVTLLFAVDAYARVIEAYLAGLEDRVKAGGDLRRVASVASFFISRVDSEIDARLDALIAGADDAARSRLGALKGKAAVANAKLAYALFQQKFSGARWEALRAHVARVQRPLWASTSAKNPAYRDVMYVEQLIGPDTVNTMPPATITAFQDHGITARTVDAGVDEARELLQALASEGISMQAVTDKLLAEGLASFQKSFDTLLAGLETKLRALGRTPVATV; encoded by the coding sequence ATGTCGAATTCACGACTGCACAAGCTCCACGCTGCCGGCCAGAGCGTGTGGCTCGACTATATCGACCGGACCATCCTGTCCGAAGGCGGCCTCACCCGCCAGATCGCCGACGATGCCCTCACCGGCATGACGTCGAACCCCACCATCTTCGAGAAGGCGCTCGCCACCGGTACCGCCTACGACGCGCAGCTCGCCGCCGCACCGGAGCAGCTCACCCCCTGGCAGCTCTTCGAGCTCGTCGAGAGCGATGACGTGCGCACCGCCTGCGACCAGTTCCGCGCCGTCTACGAGCAGTCCGGCGGCACCGACGGATACGTGTCCATCGAGGTCTCGCCGAACGTGGCGCATGACGCCGATGCCACGGTCGAGGAGGCGCACCGGCTCTGGAAGCTGGTGAACCGTCCCAACGTGATGATCAAGGTGCCGGGCACCGAGGAAGGCTCGAAGGCGCTCCGTCGCCTGATCGCCGATGGCCTGAACGTGAACGTCACGCTGCTTTTCGCCGTGGATGCCTACGCCCGCGTGATCGAGGCCTACCTGGCCGGCCTCGAGGACCGCGTGAAGGCCGGCGGTGACCTGCGCCGCGTGGCCAGCGTGGCCAGCTTCTTCATCAGCCGCGTGGACAGCGAGATCGACGCCCGCCTCGATGCGCTCATCGCCGGCGCCGACGACGCGGCACGCTCCCGCCTCGGCGCGCTCAAGGGCAAGGCCGCGGTCGCGAACGCGAAGCTCGCCTACGCGCTCTTCCAGCAGAAGTTCTCCGGCGCACGCTGGGAGGCGCTCCGCGCCCACGTCGCACGCGTGCAGCGCCCGCTGTGGGCCAGCACCAGTGCCAAGAACCCCGCCTACCGCGACGTGATGTACGTCGAGCAGCTCATCGGCCCCGACACGGTCAACACGATGCCGCCCGCCACGATCACCGCGTTTCAGGATCATGGCATCACTGCCCGCACCGTCGATGCCGGCGTGGACGAGGCACGTGAGTTGCTGCAGGCGCTGGCCAGTGAGGGCATCAGCATGCAGGCCGTCACCGACAAGCTGCTGGCCGAGGGACTCGCCAGCTTCCAGAAGTCGTTCGACACCCTGCTCGCCGGCCTCGAGACGAAGCTGCGCGCGCTCGGCCGCACCCCGGTGGCCACCGTCTGA
- a CDS encoding MBL fold metallo-hydrolase, giving the protein MRLTFLGTGTSFGVPQVGCHCAVCRSPDPRDKRTRVGAVVESAGGTRLLLDTPPELRIQLIANGIDRVDAVLFTHDHADHTHGLDDIRAFSVRRDGPLPLYGSAATMRSLHEKFRYVFDETMRPMPGTAKPEGQTCIIEPGIPLTIGDMQVHPFTVPHGRFDVTAFRIGPLGYVTDAKSLPAQGIGILRGVKVLVLNALLRTAHPTHLSIPEAIQVSREVGAERTYLTHLTHENFHADLEAELPAGIAPAFDGLTVRVE; this is encoded by the coding sequence GTGAGACTGACCTTCCTCGGCACCGGAACGAGTTTCGGCGTGCCGCAGGTTGGTTGCCACTGTGCCGTCTGTCGTTCCCCCGATCCGCGCGACAAGCGCACGCGGGTCGGGGCCGTGGTCGAGTCGGCGGGGGGCACCCGCCTCCTGCTCGACACCCCGCCCGAGTTGCGGATCCAGCTCATCGCCAACGGCATCGACCGGGTGGACGCCGTGCTCTTCACGCACGACCACGCCGACCACACCCACGGGCTGGACGACATCCGCGCATTCTCCGTGCGCCGCGATGGCCCGCTGCCGCTGTACGGCTCGGCCGCCACCATGCGGAGCCTGCACGAGAAGTTCCGCTACGTGTTCGACGAGACGATGCGGCCGATGCCCGGCACGGCCAAGCCGGAAGGGCAGACGTGCATCATCGAGCCCGGCATCCCGCTCACCATCGGCGACATGCAGGTGCATCCGTTCACCGTGCCGCACGGCCGCTTCGACGTCACCGCGTTCCGCATCGGGCCGCTCGGCTACGTCACCGACGCCAAGTCGCTGCCGGCGCAGGGGATCGGCATCCTGCGCGGTGTGAAGGTGCTGGTGCTGAACGCGCTGCTGCGCACCGCGCACCCCACGCACCTCAGCATTCCCGAGGCGATCCAGGTGTCGCGCGAGGTCGGCGCCGAGCGCACGTACCTCACCCACCTGACGCACGAGAACTTCCACGCCGACCTCGAGGCCGAGCTCCCCGCCGGCATCGCGCCGGCATTCGATGGCCTCACCGTGCGCGTCGAGTAG
- a CDS encoding penicillin acylase family protein: MQKGLVGTIASAATLGAVLFATARGIPSAGIPPLGPLLDPVQGAAASARYADLPATEEAHIAGLGAGTTVLFDTRGVPHIYAASSTDAYRALGYAVARDRFFQMELTYRAASGTLTELAGARALPLDREARGIGLGWAAERKWAALDAKSEGRRAMEAFAEGVNAWRATMTPASTPVEYKLLGAAPMATWEPKYSVYLLMRMAMTLAYDPEDLRRTRAAALVGRAAADVLFPRNMPIQEPIQPVPGRTAPREAWSVIPAPGAPDTSMLVPAKAASMLEHTALAMPGSEQTGDALGSNNWAIAPTRTASGGALLSGDPHLDLSLPSIWYEAHMVVRDSLDVYGVTFPGSPTIVIGFNRDVAWTFTNTGGDVADWFLEEVDNATHPTQYRLDGAWQKLTPRIEQFRTAGGAVVATDTVYYSHRGPMTRENGRFLSFRWTAHDPSNELDGFTAASRARTVAEWQAGMLPYKSPTQNMLVADRAGTIALRAYGEYPMRPNGGEGAYIRDGRTRATDWTGMLPVDSMPQVTNPAQGFIVSANQQPFDPAAVSRYIGGNWPDPWRALRINELLRADDKVTPKRIEQMHMDPLNVRARLLAPYFVRAAERSGNAKLGAAAAMLRDWDYRYVLDSKVPVLFEAAMRRAVRNTWDELIAEKGRAPVATPATVVFLELMRDSTNAWWDDHRTAGSVETRDMLLAQSLGDAFDSLSVTLGPVSPRWDWSRTGGINVHHLLNLPGFSRDHLPVTSGYGTVAPASGANGSHGASWRMVVELTKDRRTAWSIYPGGQSGNPASARYDDRLEKWRTGQLDSLVVPESEGAFPKARVMSTLQLKP; the protein is encoded by the coding sequence ATGCAGAAAGGACTCGTCGGAACCATCGCCAGCGCCGCCACCCTCGGTGCCGTGTTGTTCGCCACCGCCCGCGGCATCCCCTCCGCCGGCATCCCGCCGCTCGGGCCACTCCTCGATCCGGTGCAGGGTGCGGCGGCCAGCGCGCGCTACGCCGACCTGCCGGCCACCGAGGAGGCGCACATCGCCGGCCTCGGTGCCGGCACCACGGTGCTCTTCGATACGCGTGGCGTGCCGCACATCTACGCCGCCAGCAGCACCGACGCCTACCGGGCGCTCGGCTACGCTGTGGCGCGCGATCGTTTCTTCCAGATGGAGCTCACCTATCGTGCCGCCTCGGGCACGCTGACCGAGCTGGCCGGTGCACGCGCCCTCCCGCTCGACCGCGAGGCACGCGGGATCGGGCTGGGGTGGGCCGCGGAGCGGAAATGGGCGGCGCTCGATGCGAAGAGCGAGGGACGACGCGCGATGGAGGCGTTCGCCGAGGGCGTGAATGCGTGGCGTGCGACGATGACGCCGGCGAGCACGCCGGTGGAGTACAAGCTGCTCGGCGCGGCCCCGATGGCGACGTGGGAGCCGAAGTACTCGGTGTACCTGCTCATGCGCATGGCCATGACGCTGGCCTACGATCCCGAGGACCTGCGCCGCACGCGCGCCGCGGCCCTCGTCGGGCGTGCGGCGGCGGATGTGCTCTTTCCGCGCAACATGCCCATCCAGGAGCCGATCCAGCCGGTGCCCGGACGCACCGCCCCACGCGAGGCCTGGTCGGTGATTCCCGCGCCGGGTGCGCCGGACACGTCGATGCTCGTGCCCGCGAAGGCCGCCAGCATGCTCGAGCACACCGCACTCGCGATGCCCGGAAGCGAGCAGACCGGCGACGCGCTTGGCAGCAACAACTGGGCAATCGCGCCGACGCGCACGGCCAGCGGCGGTGCGCTGCTCTCGGGTGACCCGCACCTCGACCTCTCGCTCCCGTCGATCTGGTACGAGGCGCACATGGTCGTGCGGGACTCGCTGGACGTCTATGGCGTGACCTTCCCCGGCTCGCCCACCATCGTGATCGGCTTCAACCGGGACGTCGCTTGGACGTTCACGAACACCGGTGGCGATGTCGCGGACTGGTTCCTCGAGGAGGTCGACAACGCGACGCACCCCACGCAATACCGCCTCGACGGCGCGTGGCAGAAGCTCACGCCGCGCATCGAGCAGTTCCGCACCGCCGGCGGGGCCGTGGTCGCCACCGACACGGTGTACTACTCGCACCGCGGCCCGATGACGCGTGAGAACGGGCGCTTCCTGAGCTTCCGCTGGACGGCGCACGACCCGTCGAATGAGCTCGACGGCTTCACCGCGGCCTCCCGCGCGCGGACGGTGGCCGAGTGGCAGGCGGGGATGCTGCCGTACAAGTCGCCCACGCAGAACATGCTCGTGGCCGACCGCGCCGGCACCATCGCGCTGCGCGCCTACGGGGAATACCCGATGCGCCCGAATGGTGGCGAGGGTGCCTACATCCGCGATGGCCGCACCCGCGCCACCGACTGGACCGGGATGCTCCCGGTGGACAGCATGCCGCAGGTCACGAACCCGGCGCAGGGCTTCATCGTGAGCGCCAACCAGCAGCCGTTCGACCCCGCGGCCGTGTCGCGTTACATCGGTGGCAACTGGCCCGACCCGTGGCGGGCGCTGCGCATCAACGAGCTGCTGCGCGCGGATGACAAGGTCACGCCGAAGCGCATCGAGCAGATGCACATGGACCCGCTGAACGTGCGGGCGCGCCTGCTCGCCCCGTACTTCGTGCGCGCGGCCGAGCGAAGCGGCAACGCGAAACTCGGCGCAGCGGCGGCGATGCTCCGCGACTGGGACTACCGCTACGTGCTCGACTCGAAGGTGCCGGTGCTGTTCGAGGCGGCGATGCGGCGCGCGGTGCGCAACACCTGGGACGAGTTGATTGCCGAGAAGGGCAGGGCGCCCGTGGCGACGCCGGCCACGGTGGTGTTCCTCGAGCTGATGCGCGACTCGACCAATGCGTGGTGGGACGACCATCGCACCGCTGGCAGCGTCGAGACGCGTGACATGCTGCTCGCGCAGTCACTCGGCGATGCCTTCGATTCCCTCAGCGTCACGCTCGGACCGGTGAGCCCGCGCTGGGACTGGAGTCGCACCGGCGGGATCAACGTGCACCACCTGCTGAACCTCCCCGGCTTCTCGCGTGACCACCTCCCCGTCACCTCCGGCTACGGCACCGTGGCCCCCGCGAGTGGCGCGAACGGCAGCCACGGCGCGAGCTGGCGGATGGTCGTCGAGCTGACGAAGGACCGGCGCACCGCCTGGTCGATCTATCCGGGCGGCCAGAGCGGCAACCCGGCCAGCGCGCGGTACGACGACCGGCTGGAGAAGTGGCGCACCGGGCAGCTCGACTCGCTGGTGGTGCCGGAGAGCGAGGGTGCGTTCCCGAAGGCGCGGGTGATGTCCACGTTGCAGCTCAAGCCCTGA
- a CDS encoding sigma-54-dependent Fis family transcriptional regulator: protein MPNATILIADDEPAVTTPLEAVLSADGYDVVVVSDGTAALERLEQDDIALVLTDLKMPGLDGMALLEAIRTRELLVECIIITGEASVDTAVEAMRFGAYDYIEKPLTKQKLTRLKALIPKAIEKEATRRKNRELASRLEGLTSFGELIGQSEPMREVYGLIEAVAPTNASVLVLGESGTGKELVARAVHQKSDRAKGPFYALNCAALPKEILENELFGHEKGAFTGSVNEKTGAFENASGGTLFLDELAEMPTDIQVKLLRALETRSIRRLGGKKEIPVDIRIVAATNKDIQKAIAENELREDLYYRLAVVEFVLPPLRERGTDILILAEAFLSRFAKQNGKRLTGFADGAREWMAMYPWPGNVRELKNAIERAVILSRTSEVSASDLLPRHLRGSIESMGPVTLSVGSSMADARRQLALRTFAQLGGDVPKAAAMLGMKESQLREELLALLALPVPSGDGPDEGEEGSDRAAVRLVRSDEGKAAPGR from the coding sequence ATGCCCAACGCCACGATCCTGATCGCCGACGACGAGCCTGCCGTCACCACCCCGCTCGAGGCCGTGCTGAGCGCCGACGGCTACGACGTCGTCGTCGTGAGTGACGGCACTGCCGCGCTCGAGCGGCTGGAGCAGGACGACATCGCCCTCGTGCTCACCGACCTCAAGATGCCGGGCCTGGACGGCATGGCGCTGCTCGAGGCGATCCGGACCCGCGAGCTGCTGGTGGAGTGCATCATCATCACCGGCGAGGCCTCGGTCGACACCGCCGTCGAGGCGATGCGGTTCGGCGCCTACGACTACATCGAGAAGCCGCTCACCAAGCAGAAGCTCACGCGCCTCAAGGCCCTCATCCCGAAGGCGATCGAGAAGGAGGCCACCCGCCGCAAGAACCGCGAGCTGGCCTCGCGGCTGGAGGGGCTCACGAGCTTCGGCGAGCTGATCGGCCAGTCGGAGCCGATGCGCGAGGTGTACGGCCTGATCGAGGCCGTGGCCCCGACGAACGCCAGCGTGCTGGTGCTGGGTGAGAGCGGCACGGGCAAGGAGCTGGTCGCCCGCGCGGTGCACCAGAAGAGCGACCGCGCCAAGGGTCCGTTCTACGCGCTCAACTGCGCCGCGCTGCCGAAGGAGATCCTCGAGAACGAGCTGTTCGGCCACGAGAAGGGCGCCTTCACCGGCTCCGTCAACGAGAAGACCGGTGCGTTCGAGAACGCATCTGGCGGCACGCTCTTCCTCGACGAGCTGGCCGAGATGCCGACCGACATCCAGGTCAAGCTGCTGCGCGCCCTCGAGACACGCTCGATCCGCCGCCTCGGCGGCAAGAAGGAGATCCCGGTCGACATCCGCATCGTGGCGGCGACCAACAAGGACATCCAGAAGGCGATCGCGGAGAACGAGCTGCGCGAGGACCTCTACTACCGGCTCGCGGTGGTGGAGTTCGTGCTCCCGCCGCTGCGCGAGCGCGGCACCGACATCCTGATCCTCGCCGAGGCGTTCCTGTCCCGCTTCGCGAAGCAGAACGGCAAGCGCCTGACCGGCTTCGCCGACGGCGCCCGCGAGTGGATGGCCATGTACCCGTGGCCGGGCAACGTCCGCGAGCTGAAGAACGCCATCGAGCGGGCGGTGATCCTCTCGCGCACCAGCGAGGTCAGCGCCAGCGACCTGCTGCCGCGCCACCTGCGGGGCAGCATCGAGAGCATGGGACCGGTCACCCTGTCGGTGGGCTCGTCGATGGCCGATGCGCGCCGGCAGCTGGCCCTCCGCACCTTCGCCCAGCTCGGCGGCGACGTGCCCAAGGCGGCCGCGATGCTGGGCATGAAGGAGTCGCAACTTCGCGAGGAGCTGCTGGCCCTGCTGGCCCTGCCCGTTCCGTCAGGAGACGGCCCGGATGAGGGGGAGGAGGGGAGTGACCGCGCCGCGGTGCGCCTCGTACGTTCCGATGAGGGCAAGGCGGCGCCCGGGCGCTGA